A segment of the Anaerolineae bacterium genome:
CTACCAAAGCCAGTTGCGCCGTTTTAGTAGCCTGAACCGCTAACGCCATAGTCGTGGCGTTTTGAATATCTGTGGCCTGCGCCGGAGATTTGTTGCTGAAAAACGACAACAGCAAAATTAATGTTACCACCACCATCGCTATTCCGCCGCCCCAAATCCAGGCCGGGAACTTCTTTTTGGCCGGGGGCGAAAACGGTAAAGGTGTGCCCCCGTACGGCAACGGTGTGGACTTAACGCCGGGCAGGGGCGTGGCCGGTGTAGGATAGGCAATCACCTGTCCTTGCGCCGCATGTTGCAGGGCCTGGCCAAATTGGCTCACTGTGCTAAAACGGTGACCCGGTTCTTTGGCCAGAGCGCGCTGCAAAACAGATTGGTACGGCGCAGGCAGAACGGTCAGGTCTATTGGTTCATGGACATGTTTATACAAGGTTGAATAAGAACTATCCTCAGAAGAGAAAGGAGGTTTGCCGGTCAATCCTTCATAGGTAACAATGCCTAACGCATACTGGTCTGTTTGCGGCACCACCGTTTGCCCTTTGGCTTGCTCCGGGGCCATGTAGGCCGGCGTACCCACCATCATGCCCGTTCGGGTCAGTCCCGTTCCCTGCTCCGCCGCCTTGGCAATGCCAAAATCGGCTAAAAGCGCGCGGTCATGTTCCGCTATGAGGATATTGGCCGGTTTAACATCCCGGTGAATGATGCCCCGGCGATGAGCATAATCTAACGCTTCAGCAATCTGGTTGATAATTTTAACCAACCGGGCCGGCGGCACTTCTCCCTGTGCCACCAGATTGGCCAGCGAAGTTCCCTTGACGTACGGCATGGCGATATAGTAGACATTATCCAGCTGCCCTACCTCGTAAATAGCCACAATGTTGGGGTGGTCCATTTTGGCGGCGGCGCGGGCTTCTTGTAGAAATCTTTGAACAAAGGTGGCGTTACGAGCCGTTAGTTCCGGCGGCAGTACCTTAAGGGCAATGTCCCGGTCTAACACCTCTTGATAAGCCCGATACACCACGGCCATGCCCCCTTCGCCAATTTTGCCGGTGATTTTGTATTGTCCAATGGTTTGACCAATAAAATCTGTCATGGTTTTTCTCTCTAAAAGGTAGATTTTTTATAGGTAGATAGCTGTGCTCTGCCTAATATTGCCCAAAGTATGCTCGGTGTTCTGTTTAGCGCCCTAAAAAACGCAATCCATCAACCCTTTTCTTTATAATTCTTATAACTGCCCCACACAGCTAACAGAAATCCCGCCAGCGTGCCCCAATATCCCAACAATAAACTGATCTCCAGCCCTATTTGTTTGGCCTGATGGTAAACACCGGGAGGGCTAATAACCAGCCAGAGGGTCGCCAGCAGCCCCACGCCGGATGCGCCTAACTCCCACCGGGCGGAAGCCTGCGGTCCCTGCCGGCGGCCGCTGTACCGCAAGTAAATCAACACTAAAACGGTTATGGCCGCTATAGGCGCCAACCAGAGGTAAGTAATGCCACTTTGCCCTTCCAGGCCGGCGGCCATTTGATAACCGCTAAAGTCTCGAGTTTGACCGGCGCACGATAAACGCGTCCAGGGCAGAAAAAAGCAAAACAAAACCAACAGCGTGCCGGAAACCGAAAACTTTCGGTTTTGGGTTAAACTTTGCCAAAAATGTTGTAAATCAAACTTGTTGGCCCGGTGAAGCGGGGGCGCGCCAAAACTGGTGGGCTGCTGCCAGGGCTGGGCCTGAGCCTGCCCCTGAAAAACCAATACCGTGGCCCCAATCTGAATCCGGTCACCGGATTTTAGGGCATGAGGCTTAAGCAGGCGTTGCCCGTTTACATAAGTGCCGTGCGAGCTGCCCTGGTCATACACTATCCATCGGCCGTTTTGATGAACCAGTACGGCATGCTGCCGCGATACGTTGGGGTCTTCCAGGTAAAGGCTATTTTGAGGGTGACGCCCAATGGTTATTTGCTGGTTATTTAAGGCAATTGACCGGTTATTGTAATGAAGCGATGCCTGACTCATAGCTAATTTTCCCTTTCTTAACCTGAGTATCTCCCAGAAATAAGCCCCTGATGAGGAATGACCTACTGCACGTCCATTCGGCTTTTGGCCCACTCTTGGGGATGAATGCCCGCATTGGCAATGATCTCCGTTTGACCGGCGCCGGCACCGTTCATTTTCCAGATACCCCAACTGCCGGAACGGGCGCTGCGAAAGATAATGCCGCCGCCGGGCGTATACGTGGGCAAGGTATCAGGGCCGGGCGCGTCGGTCAAACGTTGCAAATTGGAACCATCTACATTGATGGTGTAAATATCCATATTGCCATCCACCTCGCGGCTAAAGGCAATGGCGCGGCCATCTGGCGACCAGGCCGGAAATGAATCGGTGCCGTGCAAGGTAAGATTGATATGGCCTGAATCATCCCGGTTAGAAATCCACAAACCCTGCTTGTTGTCTCGTCCAGAACGATAGACCAAACGCTCCCCATCGGGCGACCAATCGCCTTGCTCCCCCACCAGTTCAAAACGATACAGCGGATTATCGGCCAAGCTTCTAAAATAAATACGGTAATCCCCGCCCGGCCGGGCGTCGTAGGCCACTGCTTGCCCATCCGGCGACACATTGGCCCAACGCGCGCTGCCTTCTTTCCAGTCAAGATTTTGAAATACTCTATATCCGGCCTGTTCGCATACATCACCGGGTGGCAAATGCACGTCCACCTGCTTTCGCTCGCAAGACCAGACGCCGTAATATACGGCGCAAATATCGCCTGTAGGCGGCACATCAATAGCCACAATGCCCCCGCTAATGGTGCCAAACTCACAATCCACCCGCCCGTCTATAGTGATTTGTTGGTTTACGCCCTGCTCTCCAAAGAAAAAGAGGCGCTTCCCGTCAGGCGACCAGGAAGGCCCGGCCACCCGGTGCATAATTAACCGTTCATTTTTGCCGTTTGTATCGGCAATATAGGCATTGTGAAACTGGCCGTCCCATTTGGAATAGGTCAGCAGGTAAGTTCCGCCATCGCTGTTAACCGACGAGGGCGGAGGGGACGTTTTAGTGGGCAGCGGCGTGGCCGTGGGCAGGTTGGCCAGCTCCAACTCAGGGTTTGGACTGCTTTGGGCCAAAAACGGTTGCGCCGTTTTCTGTTCGTCGCCTGTAACGATATGGCCTGCGGCAAAAATAGCCCCCTCAGGCCCGGCCGCTAACCACAGATCGGTCACGAGCCGGTTACGGCTGATTGTTAGGGGAATATTGGGAGACCACTGTTGGCCGTTGATACTGCGTGATAAATAGGCTTTCAGTTCGCCGTCCCTATCGTCCAGCCAGGTGGCGTAAAAAACGTTGTTGTCTCCCCTGACCAAACTCACATCCTCCCACCGGCCGGCCTGTTTGCCATTGTCATCACTGAGCCAATTCAATTCGGGATGAGATCCGGCGCCGGTTTCCAGTAGGGCGGCCAAAACACCCGATTGTTGGTCATCTTCTCCCTGGCCTGCTTGCGAGGATACAATCATCAAAAATTTATCCTCGGCCAGCGCGGTTAAGTAAGGCGGGCTATACGTTGTCCCTGTTTCAGTAATAATTTTTTGAGGCGCGCTCCAGGTTTGGCCCAAATCGCGGGAGGTGATCATATAAAGTTGGTCTCTGTCCTCGTTCTGCTCCACCCAGGCCAGGCAAAGCGAGTCTTCAAATCGAACAACATTGCCGGGAATGATGGGGCTGCCGGAACCGGCCAGTTTTTCATTGCTGCTCCAGGTTTCACTATCTTTTTGACTTGCAGCAAAGTAAAGGTCAAAAGAAGCGCCCTTGGTTTCAACCCACGCCGCGCCCAACCGCTCCGACCCCAGGGAAATGAGGTTAGCTCCATAGCGATCAGCCGGCCGGGATTCGTCGTTGACCACTACCGGCGCTTTCCAGGAGCCGCCGTTATTGGGGCTTAAACTGCTGAATACTTTTGTAGTACCCCCCGATTTTTCAACCCAAACAGCAAACAGGCGGCCCTGTTCATCATAAACTAACCAATTATCGGCCAGTGGGGTTAAGATCGCTTCATCAGGCCGGTTGGTTGTTATGGGTATGCGCCGCGCCGCCGTCCAGTTTTGGCCCCGGTCTTCGCTGGCGGTCACTAGCAGGCCGGTTTCCGGCTGCAGCCAGCCCACGGCCAACCGGCCGGAAGAGTCGGCGGCAAGGGTGAGGTGCTCTTGCCGCGTGTCGCCGGGCAAATTTAAATTAGAGGTTAAAGGTTGCCATTTTTCACCGGCAATACCTGCCGCCATTTCTCCGGTTGGAGTAGCGTCACCTGGACGGGGTAATTCTTTCCCCCCCTCTGAACTCTCGGTAGAGGTTATTTTAGAAATAGGCTTGGCTACCGTAACAACAGGAGTGGTTGGAGTAGCGGCAGGGATAGTTGTCTTTTTGACCTCTAAGGAAATCTTCATTTGCCCCTCGCCCGCTATAGCTGTTGCCGTGCCTGTTTCCGGTTCTTTATCCCTACCCAGTAATACGACCGTTGTCACCATTCCGGCCACGCACGCTACAGCCAGCAAAGCGGCGGCCACAACGAGCAGGTTACTTTTGCGCCGTTTCTTGTTGGGGGCCGGATAAGGGCCGAGTACAGAACTATCCCAAACCGTTGTGGGCGGTTCATCCGGCACGGTTCCCTGTGCAGAAATGGGCGGAGGGGTATATTGCCCGACTTCACCTGAAACGCCACAAGCGGCGGCAAAGGCCCGGGCCAGAGCGCCGGCCGAAGCAAAACGTGTGGCGGGGTCTTTGGCCAAAGCCTGGGCCAACACCTTCTCCACCGCTTTGGGCACATCTGGCCGGGCGGCGCGAATAGAAGGCAGCGGTTCATGCACGTGAGCGTACAACACGGCCATTGTGTCCCCCACAAAGGGTGGTTGTCCGGCCAGCAATTCATAAATAACAACGCCCAGGGAATAAATATCTGATTGAACGGTGGGTTCTTGCCCTTTGATCTGTTCAGGCGAGGCGTAAAAAGGCGTGCCCACGCTGCCCTGTTCGGTGGTGATGCGGGTAGAATCACGATGCCAGGCAATGCCAAAGTCGGTTAAAACAATCCGGCCGTCGTTGCGCAAAATAATATTGGCCGGTTTCACATCACGGTGAACCATGCGGTGAGCGTGGGCGTGGTCCAGGGCCGCGGCAATTTGATTGAGCCAGACAGAAATTTGGGGCAAGGCGGGCAAACCCTGAGTTTGTGTCACTTTGTCCAGGGTGCGCCCGCCCACAAATTCCATGGCAATATAGTGCCGGTCATCCTCCTGATTCACATCAAAAATAGTAATGATGTTGGGATGTTGGAGGCTGGCGGCCAACTGCGCTTCCCTGCTAAACCGCTGCACAAATTTTTGGTCCCAGGCCAGGTGAGGGGCCAGCACTTTTAACGCGGCCACCCGGTTCAACTGCGTATCCTGCACCCGATAAACAGCCCCCATGCCGCCCCGCCCCAGTTCATTCAAAATCTTGTAACGATTGGCGATGATTTGGCCTTCTTCAAACATATTACCTCTTAAGATTTATTAGCAGCTCTGAAAATAAGGATGGTGCTGCCAACCTGAATTCTGTTACCATTCCCCAAATTTTGTTCTCTAATAGCTTTGCCGTTAACTATCGTTGGCACCCGGCGCGATAGATTGCAGATTTTATAACGATGGCCGTTCCAGTATACCCGGGCCTGAACCATGTCTGCGCCGGAGTCCGCCCGCAAGCGCACTGTATTTTGCGGACCGGCGCCCAGGTAAACTTCCTGATACCCACTCAGGTTATGACTTCGCCATTGGCTATGCGCCGCTTCAAACCAGATGGTGGGCATCTTCTGGCCGCTCCGCTTGGGTTTAGGCCGGGGATTGGCCTGGTTGCGCCCTTGCCGGTTGGCTTCAATGGAAAATTTGTTTTTGCCAAAGATATTGATGTGCGCCCGTACCCGGTCGCTAATAAGCAGCGCCAGGATGACAACAACCATTGCCAGGATGATGAATACAAGGATGATGTTTGAAACGTCCAAAATACTCACCCTTTTATTTAACTTGTTTAAACACCAACCGCACCCGGCCTAACTCAATCTTATCGCCGTCCTCCAATCTCATCCCGGAGGTTTCTTGCCCGTTAACGCGGATGGGGTTGGTGGCGGCCAGGTCGTAAATATAAAAAACGCCCCGGCTCTGCTGTTTAATGCGGGCGTGGCGGCGGCTGACCGAGCCGTCGTCAATCACCAGGTCGCATTGGCCGCCGTCGCGGCCAATGGTGTTTTGCTCGCCCAGGGGATATTGCTGGCCGGGCCGGTTGCCCTGTTCCATCACCAAAAAAGCAACGGCACCGGTAGCCTCACCAATGGCCTGGGTCGGCGGGATGGGCATGCCCACTCCGGGCCGGCCAGGCGGCGCCACACCGGGAGCCTCCCCGGTTACGATCAGCGGCACGCCCGAGGCAGAGGGGGGCGCGGTTGGCCCGGCTGGGGGAAAATCAAAAGGTCCCGGTCCTATTGGTGCCGGGGGCTGTTGCGTGGGAGCGTCGGCATAATCTACTCCTACCGCGACCACTTCGGGTTCGGTGCGTCGGGCGCGTAAAATGAGGGCAGTAGCCACCACCAGGATAATGAGCAGGATGATGATGACCACCCAGGCCCAGACCGGCAGCAGTGATTCATCCGTCACCAGCCAGCCGGCGCGCATCGTCACCGCTTTTTCGCCCTGGTTAGACGGCGATTGGTCGTCGTAGGCTACTACCCGAATCCGGTGGCCGCCAGGCGTAACCGTGGCGGTGTCCCACAAATAACTGAAAGGGGCATTGGTTACGATAAATGGTTCGGCGGCGTCATCTATAAAATACTCCACGCGCTCAATGGGATAACGGGCCGAAATAACCGGCACAATATTAAAAAGTTTATACTCGTCACTTTGAGGCACTTCAAAGTTATCTGGCAATGGTTCCATGGTGGGCTTGCCGCCAACCACCTCTGAGGGTTTCTCATAAAAAAGTTGGATGCCGGGTTTTACCGGGCACAGGGCGGTAAAGGTTTCGGTATTTACGGTTTCGCCGTCTATGGTTTTTACCTTTATTTCCAGGCCGTGGTCTTTGTTGTCGCAGCGAAGATTTGAGGCAAAAGTCAGGTCATATTGGGTTTTGAGCTGGTCAGAAATTTCTTGGTAAACTCCGGCCAAAGCGGCGGCCTCGGCGGCCTCAAAATAGCTGCCGCCGGTCAGCACGGCCAAACGCCGCAGGTATTCGGTATCGGGTAAAGCGCCCAGGCGAATACTAAACACGGGAATATGCTTATTTTGGGCTTCGGAAATGGCCGCTTCCTGGCTCAATTTGCTTACCGGCGTGCCATCCTCGCGGCCCTCTTTGCCATCGGTAAACAGGATAACCGCCCGTTTGCCGCTGCCCCCTTTTTTTTCGGCGGCCAGGCGCACCGATTTATAGGCCCCATCATATAAAGGGGTGGTGGTTTCGCCGGGCACGGGGTCGGGCAGGTTTTCGACTTTGGCGATCAAACTCTGTTTGTCGGCTGTAAAATTGGCCTCCCGCACCGGGTCAATGTTTTCCAAAATGGGTTCATTGGTGTTCACGGCGTCGCCAAAAACAACCAGGGCCGCTTCATCGGCCGGGCCAAGCGCCCGTAAAAAAGTAATGGCCGACTCTTTAGCCTGACGCCAGGGTTTAAAGTTACCGGCGCCCATGCTGCCGCTGCCGTCAATGGCCAATACCACCGATATTTTTACATCGGG
Coding sequences within it:
- a CDS encoding VWA domain-containing protein; the encoded protein is MDTKKRSQLITFLTLGLLLLFTVTASSQEGVNLAFNEFDYNAFPELKTTVTVINNSGIPYRQLQPGDFQAAEDGKRVEIKTVTEKVNPDVKISVVLAIDGSGSMGAGNFKPWRQAKESAITFLRALGPADEAALVVFGDAVNTNEPILENIDPVREANFTADKQSLIAKVENLPDPVPGETTTPLYDGAYKSVRLAAEKKGGSGKRAVILFTDGKEGREDGTPVSKLSQEAAISEAQNKHIPVFSIRLGALPDTEYLRRLAVLTGGSYFEAAEAAALAGVYQEISDQLKTQYDLTFASNLRCDNKDHGLEIKVKTIDGETVNTETFTALCPVKPGIQLFYEKPSEVVGGKPTMEPLPDNFEVPQSDEYKLFNIVPVISARYPIERVEYFIDDAAEPFIVTNAPFSYLWDTATVTPGGHRIRVVAYDDQSPSNQGEKAVTMRAGWLVTDESLLPVWAWVVIIILLIILVVATALILRARRTEPEVVAVGVDYADAPTQQPPAPIGPGPFDFPPAGPTAPPSASGVPLIVTGEAPGVAPPGRPGVGMPIPPTQAIGEATGAVAFLVMEQGNRPGQQYPLGEQNTIGRDGGQCDLVIDDGSVSRRHARIKQQSRGVFYIYDLAATNPIRVNGQETSGMRLEDGDKIELGRVRLVFKQVK
- a CDS encoding protein kinase — translated: MFEEGQIIANRYKILNELGRGGMGAVYRVQDTQLNRVAALKVLAPHLAWDQKFVQRFSREAQLAASLQHPNIITIFDVNQEDDRHYIAMEFVGGRTLDKVTQTQGLPALPQISVWLNQIAAALDHAHAHRMVHRDVKPANIILRNDGRIVLTDFGIAWHRDSTRITTEQGSVGTPFYASPEQIKGQEPTVQSDIYSLGVVIYELLAGQPPFVGDTMAVLYAHVHEPLPSIRAARPDVPKAVEKVLAQALAKDPATRFASAGALARAFAAACGVSGEVGQYTPPPISAQGTVPDEPPTTVWDSSVLGPYPAPNKKRRKSNLLVVAAALLAVACVAGMVTTVVLLGRDKEPETGTATAIAGEGQMKISLEVKKTTIPAATPTTPVVTVAKPISKITSTESSEGGKELPRPGDATPTGEMAAGIAGEKWQPLTSNLNLPGDTRQEHLTLAADSSGRLAVGWLQPETGLLVTASEDRGQNWTAARRIPITTNRPDEAILTPLADNWLVYDEQGRLFAVWVEKSGGTTKVFSSLSPNNGGSWKAPVVVNDESRPADRYGANLISLGSERLGAAWVETKGASFDLYFAASQKDSETWSSNEKLAGSGSPIIPGNVVRFEDSLCLAWVEQNEDRDQLYMITSRDLGQTWSAPQKIITETGTTYSPPYLTALAEDKFLMIVSSQAGQGEDDQQSGVLAALLETGAGSHPELNWLSDDNGKQAGRWEDVSLVRGDNNVFYATWLDDRDGELKAYLSRSINGQQWSPNIPLTISRNRLVTDLWLAAGPEGAIFAAGHIVTGDEQKTAQPFLAQSSPNPELELANLPTATPLPTKTSPPPSSVNSDGGTYLLTYSKWDGQFHNAYIADTNGKNERLIMHRVAGPSWSPDGKRLFFFGEQGVNQQITIDGRVDCEFGTISGGIVAIDVPPTGDICAVYYGVWSCERKQVDVHLPPGDVCEQAGYRVFQNLDWKEGSARWANVSPDGQAVAYDARPGGDYRIYFRSLADNPLYRFELVGEQGDWSPDGERLVYRSGRDNKQGLWISNRDDSGHINLTLHGTDSFPAWSPDGRAIAFSREVDGNMDIYTINVDGSNLQRLTDAPGPDTLPTYTPGGGIIFRSARSGSWGIWKMNGAGAGQTEIIANAGIHPQEWAKSRMDVQ
- a CDS encoding FHA domain-containing protein, with the protein product MSQASLHYNNRSIALNNQQITIGRHPQNSLYLEDPNVSRQHAVLVHQNGRWIVYDQGSSHGTYVNGQRLLKPHALKSGDRIQIGATVLVFQGQAQAQPWQQPTSFGAPPLHRANKFDLQHFWQSLTQNRKFSVSGTLLVLFCFFLPWTRLSCAGQTRDFSGYQMAAGLEGQSGITYLWLAPIAAITVLVLIYLRYSGRRQGPQASARWELGASGVGLLATLWLVISPPGVYHQAKQIGLEISLLLGYWGTLAGFLLAVWGSYKNYKEKG